In one window of Kitasatospora sp. MMS16-BH015 DNA:
- a CDS encoding tetratricopeptide repeat protein: MLDGLDGGSFETALAAREQAALESRHREAADGGDPGAASQLGALLLRRGELEAAEPYLRAAAAAGQRAAANNLGVLLHQRGHRAEAAQWWRQAAVAGSAPAAHALGLQLRDQGEEEAAEYWLHFAAEQGHPLGAYALGDLMEHRRDVRAERWFRAAADAGHREAAYRLARMREAAGDKETAETWYRTAAARSHARAALRLGVLLEERADHEEAARWYRQSAQNGEARAACALGFLLRDAGDQTAAAEWWQEAAEAGDGNAANALGALHAGRGEAAEAERWYRAAMDAGDQNGAFNLGLLCAGLGRDAQAEQWYRRAAYAGHREACNALAVVLLQRGDESGAEPWFSKAAEAGSVDGAFNLGVLHAGRGEQQQAHEWYARAAAEGHGEAALQLAVAQEQRGHLGAALDRYRQAAAGGSAEGAFRLASILDRRGDADEEAEHWYAVAADAGHRRAQVRMGVRAAERGALEIAESWYRRAAEGGSRSAAFNLGLLLARQDSEAEAMLWYTRAADAGHGRAALRLALLALRRGEPVQAESWCQRATEYGPAEVAERAGRLLGALSAELSA, from the coding sequence GTGCTGGACGGCCTCGACGGCGGCAGCTTCGAGACCGCGCTGGCCGCCCGCGAGCAGGCCGCGCTGGAGAGCCGGCACCGGGAGGCCGCCGACGGTGGCGACCCGGGCGCGGCCAGCCAGCTCGGTGCGCTGCTGCTGCGCCGGGGCGAGCTGGAGGCCGCCGAACCGTACCTGCGGGCCGCCGCCGCGGCCGGGCAGCGGGCCGCCGCCAACAACCTCGGCGTGCTGCTGCACCAGCGCGGCCACCGGGCCGAGGCCGCCCAGTGGTGGCGCCAGGCCGCCGTCGCGGGGAGCGCGCCGGCCGCGCACGCCCTCGGTCTGCAGCTGCGCGACCAGGGCGAGGAGGAGGCCGCCGAGTACTGGCTGCACTTCGCCGCCGAGCAGGGCCACCCGCTGGGCGCCTACGCGCTGGGCGACCTGATGGAGCACCGGCGGGACGTGCGGGCCGAGCGCTGGTTCCGCGCCGCCGCCGACGCCGGCCACCGCGAGGCCGCCTACCGGCTGGCCCGGATGCGGGAGGCCGCGGGCGACAAGGAGACCGCCGAGACCTGGTACCGCACCGCCGCCGCGCGCAGCCACGCCCGCGCCGCGCTGCGGCTCGGCGTGCTGCTCGAGGAGCGCGCCGACCACGAGGAGGCCGCCCGCTGGTACCGGCAGTCGGCCCAGAACGGCGAGGCCCGGGCCGCCTGCGCGCTCGGCTTCCTGCTGCGCGACGCCGGCGACCAGACGGCCGCCGCCGAGTGGTGGCAGGAGGCCGCCGAGGCGGGCGACGGCAACGCCGCCAACGCGCTCGGCGCGCTGCACGCGGGCCGGGGCGAGGCCGCCGAGGCCGAGCGCTGGTACCGCGCGGCGATGGACGCGGGCGACCAGAACGGCGCCTTCAACCTCGGCCTGCTCTGTGCGGGCCTGGGCCGGGACGCCCAGGCCGAGCAGTGGTACCGCCGCGCGGCCTACGCGGGGCACCGGGAGGCGTGCAACGCGCTGGCCGTGGTGCTGCTCCAGCGCGGGGACGAGTCCGGCGCCGAGCCGTGGTTCTCCAAGGCCGCCGAGGCGGGCAGCGTGGACGGCGCCTTCAACCTGGGCGTCCTGCACGCCGGGCGCGGGGAGCAGCAGCAGGCGCACGAGTGGTACGCGCGCGCCGCCGCGGAGGGGCACGGCGAGGCCGCGCTCCAGCTGGCCGTGGCCCAGGAGCAGCGCGGCCACCTCGGCGCGGCCCTGGACCGCTACCGCCAGGCCGCGGCCGGCGGTTCGGCCGAGGGTGCCTTCCGGCTGGCCTCGATCCTGGACCGCCGGGGCGACGCCGACGAGGAGGCCGAGCACTGGTACGCCGTCGCCGCCGATGCCGGGCACCGGCGGGCGCAGGTGCGGATGGGCGTGCGGGCCGCCGAGCGCGGCGCGCTGGAGATCGCCGAGAGCTGGTACCGCCGCGCGGCGGAGGGCGGCAGCCGCAGCGCCGCCTTCAACCTCGGCCTGCTGCTGGCCCGTCAGGACAGCGAGGCCGAGGCGATGCTCTGGTACACCCGAGCGGCCGACGCCGGCCACGGGCGGGCCGCCCTGCGGCTCGCCCTGCTGGCGCTGCGGCGCGGCGAGCCCGTCCAGGCGGAGAGCTGGTGCCAGCGGGCCACCGAGTACGGGCCGGCGGAGGTCGCGGAGCGGGCCGGGCGGCTGCTGGGCGCGTTGAGCGCCGAGCTGAGCGCCTAG